From the Methanobacterium spitsbergense genome, one window contains:
- the cfbE gene encoding coenzyme F430 synthase, with protein MKVLVVDMTHGGAIITSEFLKIPNFEVYAWDIYSTMEQETRIELEEKGLKFVGKEGFDDLKLDKNYSTESDLILIAPVHCELESEVNMTHHQAVRFLLENKINVPVIEVTGVKGKTSVVWILKEIFKDSNPLVLSSLGVEVVEDKEWKLLKQNISITPASIIEAWKLAEGYEVGICIFETSLGGTGLADVGILTNLAEDYPIANNSRVASDAKLQIFQSRMVSCDLDSYNTNYSEFQEKTNTFDNGEFKVKNPANLTATQIRFGFDKTHMRIDIVDFKTLGNKIINEYIEVSTFAPAPIHISNVLAAITASLTLEVSLEKIKNGLNNFNGVKGRTSTTDYNGIRIIEEINPGLNVTAVKKALSMMKDMDDVCVIFGGKYGVTCEEIDEKSVSEVLDKIESDVQLILTDELGANVKNILNRNFKYSNNLNDAITCAVKNTCSNILIIYRSNFSDIKKR; from the coding sequence ATGAAGGTTTTAGTAGTGGATATGACCCATGGGGGTGCAATAATAACATCCGAATTTTTAAAAATACCTAATTTTGAAGTTTATGCATGGGATATATACTCAACAATGGAACAAGAAACTCGTATAGAACTAGAAGAGAAAGGGTTGAAATTTGTAGGGAAGGAAGGCTTTGATGATTTAAAGTTAGACAAAAATTATTCTACAGAATCTGATTTAATATTGATTGCACCGGTTCATTGTGAATTAGAATCTGAAGTTAACATGACCCATCATCAGGCAGTTCGATTCTTACTTGAAAACAAGATAAATGTACCAGTAATTGAAGTCACTGGTGTTAAAGGAAAAACAAGTGTTGTATGGATATTAAAAGAGATATTTAAGGACTCAAATCCTTTAGTTTTAAGCAGTTTGGGTGTTGAAGTTGTTGAAGACAAAGAATGGAAGCTTTTAAAGCAGAATATAAGCATTACTCCTGCAAGTATAATTGAAGCATGGAAACTTGCAGAAGGATATGAAGTTGGGATTTGTATCTTTGAAACATCTCTTGGTGGAACAGGACTGGCAGATGTGGGAATACTTACAAATTTAGCTGAAGATTATCCTATAGCAAATAATTCAAGGGTTGCTAGTGATGCAAAGTTGCAGATATTCCAAAGTAGAATGGTTTCATGCGATTTGGATTCTTATAATACTAATTATTCTGAATTTCAAGAGAAAACAAACACATTTGATAACGGTGAGTTTAAAGTTAAAAATCCTGCAAATTTAACAGCTACACAAATAAGATTTGGGTTTGATAAAACCCACATGAGGATAGATATTGTTGATTTTAAAACACTAGGAAATAAAATTATCAATGAGTATATAGAAGTGTCCACATTTGCACCAGCGCCTATACATATTAGTAATGTACTAGCAGCAATAACTGCATCTTTAACTCTTGAAGTATCTCTAGAAAAAATAAAGAATGGCTTAAATAATTTTAATGGAGTCAAAGGAAGGACATCAACCACTGATTACAATGGAATTAGAATAATTGAAGAAATAAACCCGGGATTGAATGTCACAGCAGTAAAAAAAGCATTGTCCATGATGAAAGATATGGATGATGTATGTGTGATATTTGGAGGTAAATATGGAGTAACATGTGAAGAAATAGATGAAAAATCTGTTTCAGAAGTTTTAGATAAAATAGAAAGTGATGTACAATTAATATTAACAGATGAATTGGGAGCTAATGTTAAAAATATTTTAAATAGAAATTTCAAATATTCAAATAATTTAAATGATGCTATAACTTGTGCTGTTAAAAATACATGTTCTAATATACTCATTATCTACAGATCAAACTTTTCAGATATTAAAAAAAGGTAA
- a CDS encoding bifunctional fructose-bisphosphatase/inositol-phosphate phosphatase, producing MDRDDIKFWSTISNRIMEEANEVVKPLVGNPKSDKIVKMGADGTPTKFIDLVAEEKVIEILEESKRPVTLISEEIGEFKIGKGPSEAVFVVDPLDGTRNAIKNIPAYGISIAVADPMGASKLVTDPSKLIISDVEVGFVKNFATGDIYSAKKGNGAFLNGIPIKPSQKTDVSGSSIGAYIYRAEMSKIDKLLKTVRSMRILGSVAIELCYVADGTYDAFLDIRGNLRIVDISAAKLIIEESKGIVTDENCQSLESGLNVLDRTSIIASCNKSIHKEIIEILGGI from the coding sequence ATGGACAGGGACGATATCAAGTTTTGGAGTACGATCTCAAACAGAATAATGGAAGAGGCTAATGAAGTAGTTAAACCGCTTGTTGGTAATCCAAAATCGGATAAAATAGTTAAAATGGGTGCAGATGGAACTCCAACCAAGTTTATAGACCTTGTTGCTGAAGAAAAGGTTATTGAAATTTTAGAAGAGTCTAAAAGACCAGTCACATTAATAAGCGAGGAAATAGGCGAATTTAAAATAGGAAAAGGACCTTCTGAAGCAGTATTTGTAGTTGATCCTTTAGATGGCACAAGAAATGCCATAAAAAACATACCAGCATATGGTATATCCATTGCAGTTGCAGATCCAATGGGTGCATCAAAATTAGTCACAGATCCAAGCAAACTAATTATCAGTGATGTAGAAGTGGGTTTTGTAAAAAATTTTGCAACTGGAGACATTTACAGTGCAAAAAAAGGGAATGGGGCATTTCTCAATGGAATTCCAATAAAACCATCCCAAAAAACCGATGTTTCAGGTTCATCAATAGGTGCCTACATATACCGTGCAGAGATGTCCAAGATAGATAAGCTCTTAAAAACTGTTAGAAGTATGAGAATTTTAGGTTCAGTTGCAATTGAATTGTGTTATGTTGCAGATGGAACATACGATGCATTTTTAGATATTAGGGGAAATTTAAGAATAGTTGATATATCTGCTGCAAAACTTATTATTGAAGAATCAAAAGGTATTGTAACAGATGAAAACTGCCAGTCACTTGAGAGTGGATTGAATGTTCTTGACAGGACATCAATAATTGCTTCATGTAACAAATCGATTCACAAAGAAATAATAGAAATTTTGGGAGGTATCTGA
- a CDS encoding NAD(+) kinase — protein sequence MHLGVVARLDVEEAVELAGKIVEFLLEKNVETLLDSELASKLNKYQNIASDLKDMDVDMVIAVGGDGTVLRTQGFINKKKIPLFGINMGAVGFLTEIDPDETLTALEQVLDGNYFVEKRTQLQVWHNKELHSALNEVVLMTQKPAKMLHIEISVDDEVVEELRADGIIIATPSGSTAYSMSAGGPIVDPRVGAFIIVPICPFKLGARPTVVPDDSVIKVKFLREGKKAVAVIDGQLEEEINYMDEMIFKKSDDSAYFVRLTKNFYRRVREKLQGDV from the coding sequence ATGCACTTAGGAGTTGTGGCACGTCTTGATGTCGAAGAAGCAGTTGAGCTAGCAGGGAAAATAGTTGAATTTCTTTTAGAAAAAAATGTTGAAACTCTACTGGATTCTGAATTAGCATCCAAACTAAACAAATATCAAAACATTGCTTCAGACCTAAAAGACATGGATGTTGACATGGTTATAGCAGTTGGTGGAGATGGAACAGTACTCAGAACCCAAGGATTTATAAACAAGAAAAAGATTCCATTATTTGGTATTAATATGGGTGCTGTAGGTTTTTTAACCGAAATAGATCCTGATGAAACTTTAACAGCATTGGAACAGGTTCTAGATGGGAATTATTTTGTTGAAAAAAGAACCCAACTTCAGGTATGGCATAATAAAGAATTACATTCTGCACTTAATGAGGTTGTACTCATGACCCAAAAACCTGCTAAGATGCTTCACATTGAAATAAGTGTCGATGATGAGGTTGTGGAAGAACTCAGAGCAGATGGAATTATAATTGCCACTCCAAGTGGTTCGACAGCTTATTCAATGTCCGCAGGGGGACCTATAGTCGATCCCCGAGTCGGTGCATTCATAATAGTTCCTATATGTCCATTTAAGCTGGGTGCAAGACCTACGGTAGTGCCTGATGATAGTGTGATCAAGGTTAAATTTTTGCGTGAAGGTAAAAAGGCAGTTGCAGTAATAGATGGTCAATTAGAGGAAGAAATAAATTATATGGATGAAATGATCTTTAAAAAATCAGATGATAGTGCTTACTTTGTGCGGCTAACCAAAAATTTCTACAGGCGGGTTAGAGAGAAGCTTCAAGGAGACGTATAA